A genomic segment from Desulfovibrio aminophilus DSM 12254 encodes:
- a CDS encoding radical SAM protein, whose amino-acid sequence MSAHKKTPPSLVFAGPDGSIYDHPDLLMLCSRGDELTLPRPDEFIPLPEESEFFLLPGRRAMGLNPETGQVEVLEETAVAAFVTPAYTLTAHPAFEKEADAPVLPLFAYGAVGFAEDRFWVCAKRVDEDTRQVFCGIPRERIESGARGLLAAMPENRLVRHLTHCALTYGCPAAKNLALGRYEAPLPTSRTCNARCVGCISQQPENSGFPATQCRIAFTPTAGEVSEIMLHHASRERRPILSFGQGCEGEPLTEAALIAESTARYRAKGGPGTVNVNTNASLPATIPDLARAGVSSIRVSLNSARKDPYEAYYRPHGYAFEDVLESIAAAHAEGLFVSLNLLFFPGFTDGEAELEALTGLVRSRGVNFIQLRNLNLDPDLYRNLTRPFDPGPTMGFLNFRKRLKKACPELGFGYFNPYVER is encoded by the coding sequence ATGAGCGCGCACAAGAAAACCCCTCCCAGCCTCGTCTTCGCCGGACCCGACGGCAGCATCTACGATCACCCCGACCTGCTCATGCTCTGCTCACGCGGGGACGAACTCACCCTGCCCCGGCCGGACGAGTTCATCCCCCTGCCGGAGGAAAGCGAATTTTTTCTCCTGCCCGGCCGCAGGGCCATGGGCCTGAACCCCGAGACCGGACAGGTGGAGGTGCTGGAGGAGACGGCCGTGGCCGCTTTCGTGACCCCGGCCTACACCCTCACGGCGCACCCGGCCTTCGAGAAAGAGGCCGACGCCCCGGTCCTGCCGCTTTTCGCCTACGGAGCCGTGGGCTTCGCCGAAGACCGCTTCTGGGTCTGCGCCAAGCGGGTGGACGAGGACACACGCCAGGTCTTTTGCGGCATTCCGCGCGAGCGCATCGAGAGCGGCGCGCGCGGGCTGCTGGCCGCCATGCCGGAAAACCGTCTGGTCCGCCACCTGACCCACTGCGCCCTGACCTACGGCTGCCCGGCAGCCAAGAATCTGGCCCTGGGCCGCTACGAGGCTCCCCTGCCCACTTCCCGGACCTGCAACGCACGTTGCGTGGGCTGCATCTCGCAGCAGCCCGAGAACTCGGGCTTCCCGGCCACCCAGTGCCGCATCGCCTTCACGCCCACGGCTGGGGAGGTCTCGGAGATCATGCTCCATCACGCCTCCCGCGAACGCCGCCCGATCCTCTCCTTCGGGCAGGGCTGCGAGGGCGAGCCCCTGACCGAGGCCGCGCTCATCGCCGAATCCACGGCCCGCTACCGGGCCAAGGGCGGCCCGGGCACGGTGAACGTGAACACCAACGCGAGCCTGCCCGCGACCATCCCGGACCTGGCCCGGGCCGGAGTCAGCTCCATCCGGGTCAGCCTGAACAGCGCCCGCAAGGATCCCTACGAGGCCTACTACCGGCCGCACGGCTACGCCTTCGAGGACGTGCTCGAAAGCATCGCCGCCGCCCATGCCGAGGGCCTGTTCGTCTCCCTGAACCTGCTGTTCTTCCCCGGCTTCACCGACGGCGAAGCCGAATTGGAGGCCCTGACCGGGCTGGTCCGCTCACGCGGAGTGAACTTCATCCAACTGCGCAACCTGAACCTGGACCCGGACCTGTACCGGAACCTCACCCGACCCTTCGACCCGGGCCCGACCATGGGCTTCCTGAACTTCCGCAAGCGCCTGAAAAAAGCCTGCCCGGAGCTGGGATTCGGCTACTTCAACCCCTACGTGGAGCGATGA
- a CDS encoding polysaccharide deacetylase family protein, whose translation MPTVTRLVLAALFFLAASTSHAAACGSEALLRGIWNDAQLAGSPADRVVTKPWAQPPDHSPPARLTPETILPPVPDGLREVIRRVSPAKGERLVALTFDLCERATNVAGYQNEIINHLRAQRIPSTFFAGGKWMRSHPEKAMQLMADPLFEVGNHAWTHANMAVVDDAEARRQVLWTQAQYELLRGELARRAADRGLSAEMTAVPPVPRLFRLPYGRNSARTLDLLADLGLPVIQWDVLGEWDDGSGSPRKSAEYAMKRVRPGSIILLHANAVPKNTQLVVPILTRLLAAEGYRFVTVSDLLQAGTPETVRDGYFAKPGDNVQYDTLFLGGGTQHPRPTDAKHQ comes from the coding sequence ATGCCGACAGTCACGCGCCTCGTCCTGGCCGCCCTGTTCTTTCTGGCGGCCTCCACCAGCCATGCCGCGGCCTGCGGCTCGGAAGCCTTGCTGCGCGGCATCTGGAACGACGCCCAACTGGCGGGCTCCCCGGCCGACCGCGTGGTGACCAAACCCTGGGCCCAGCCCCCGGACCACAGCCCGCCCGCGCGCCTGACCCCGGAAACCATCCTGCCGCCCGTGCCCGACGGCCTGCGCGAGGTCATCCGCCGCGTGAGTCCGGCCAAGGGCGAACGCCTCGTGGCCCTGACCTTCGACCTCTGCGAACGGGCCACCAACGTGGCCGGCTACCAGAACGAGATCATCAATCATCTCCGCGCCCAACGCATTCCATCCACCTTCTTCGCGGGCGGCAAGTGGATGCGCTCCCACCCGGAAAAGGCCATGCAGCTCATGGCCGACCCCCTGTTCGAGGTGGGCAACCACGCCTGGACCCACGCCAACATGGCCGTGGTGGACGACGCCGAGGCCCGTCGCCAGGTGCTCTGGACCCAGGCCCAGTACGAACTGCTGCGCGGCGAGCTGGCCCGCCGGGCCGCAGACCGGGGCCTCTCGGCCGAGATGACGGCGGTGCCGCCGGTTCCCCGGCTCTTCCGCCTGCCTTACGGCCGCAACTCCGCGCGGACCCTGGATCTCCTGGCCGACCTGGGTCTGCCGGTCATCCAGTGGGACGTGCTCGGGGAATGGGACGACGGATCGGGGTCGCCGCGAAAAAGCGCCGAGTACGCCATGAAGCGCGTACGCCCCGGCTCGATCATCCTCCTGCACGCCAACGCCGTGCCAAAGAACACCCAACTGGTGGTGCCCATCCTGACCCGGCTGCTGGCCGCGGAAGGCTACCGCTTCGTCACGGTGAGCGACCTGCTCCAGGCCGGAACCCCGGAAACCGTCCGCGACGGCTACTTCGCCAAGCCCGGCGACAACGTCCAGTACGACACTCTTTTCCTGGGCGGAGGCACCCAGCACCCCCGACCTACGGACGCGAAACACCAATGA
- the rpsI gene encoding 30S ribosomal protein S9, whose product MSDFNYGTGKRKNAVARTRLYKGSGKITVNERPFEEYFPRKALQMIVQQPLKITRTMDKLDIAINVNGGGVAGQAQAVRHGIARALIELDPELRGVLKKAGFLTRDAREKERKKYGLKSARARFQYSKR is encoded by the coding sequence ATGAGTGATTTCAATTACGGCACCGGCAAGAGGAAGAACGCTGTGGCCCGGACGCGCCTTTACAAGGGCTCGGGCAAGATCACGGTCAACGAACGGCCCTTCGAGGAGTACTTTCCCCGCAAGGCCCTGCAGATGATCGTGCAGCAGCCGCTCAAGATCACCCGCACCATGGACAAGCTCGACATCGCCATCAACGTGAACGGCGGCGGCGTGGCCGGTCAGGCCCAGGCCGTGCGGCACGGCATCGCCCGCGCTCTCATCGAGCTGGATCCCGAGCTGCGCGGCGTCCTCAAGAAGGCCGGTTTCCTGACCCGAGACGCCCGCGAGAAGGAACGCAAGAAGTACGGTTTGAAGAGCGCCCGCGCCCGCTTCCAGTACTCCAAGCGTTAA
- the rplM gene encoding 50S ribosomal protein L13, translated as MKTYTPKESELNREWFVVDASDKILGRLASRIAHRLRGKHKPEFAPHMDNGDFVVVVNAEKVAVTGRKLDKKMYYKHTNHPGGLKERTLRQMLDKKPEEVLRAAVKGMLPKNRLSRRLLNKLKVYAGSEHPHASQQPKPLDL; from the coding sequence ATGAAGACATATACGCCCAAGGAAAGCGAGCTCAACCGCGAGTGGTTCGTGGTGGACGCCTCGGACAAAATCCTCGGCCGCCTGGCCTCCCGGATCGCCCACCGGCTGCGTGGAAAGCACAAGCCGGAGTTCGCTCCGCACATGGACAACGGCGATTTCGTCGTCGTGGTCAACGCGGAGAAGGTGGCCGTGACCGGCAGGAAGCTCGACAAGAAGATGTACTACAAGCACACCAATCACCCGGGCGGCCTCAAGGAGCGCACTCTGCGCCAGATGCTGGACAAGAAGCCCGAGGAAGTGCTGCGCGCCGCTGTGAAGGGCATGCTCCCCAAGAATCGGCTTTCCCGCCGCCTGCTGAACAAGCTCAAGGTCTACGCGGGTTCCGAGCATCCCCATGCCTCGCAGCAGCCCAAGCCCCTGGACCTGTAG
- the alaS gene encoding alanine--tRNA ligase has translation MKAAEIRKRFLQYFEKHGHTVVHSSPLVPKDDPSLLFTNAGMVQFKKVFLGQEKRPYSRATTTQKCLRVGGKHNDLENVGRTARHHTFFEMLGNFSFGDYFKAEAIKFAWTLLTEDLGLDKSRLYITIYRDDDEAFDLWQKVAGVEPSRIYRLGEKDNFWSMGDTGPCGPCSEIHIDQGADMACGPNCGIGACDCDRFLEIWNLVFMQYDQTEDGKRVPLPRPSIDTGMGLERIAAVLQGVRSNYESDLFTPIIDFACKKAGLEYHADKDADTALQVIADHSRAAAFLITDQILPSNEGRGYVLRRLIRRASRFGRLIGLTDPFLHETVGKVIDEMGEAFPELTAGRDFLLKVVREEEDRFSHTLDKGLALLEEEMAVLRKAGTPAISGELAFRLYDTYGFPLDIVNDVAEKQGFSVDEAGFRACMKQQKERAKKAWKGSGEKDVASLFQTLLEAGTKNRFVGYETLEAESPVVAVLDTEGRSVPRLIQGQGGFLVTESTPFYGESGGQLGDTGQALTLTGAADVLDTLKPSPELTALKVFVSEGELLPGQEAKLAVDAESRAATARNHTCTHLLHAALHEVLGPHAKQSGSLVGPDRLRFDFTHIAAMTPEEIAAVEDFVNRAILDDRPVSTRVMSQKAAAAKGATALFGEKYGDEVRVVEVPGVSMELCGGTHMSATGQAGSFVILSESGVASGIRRIEAATGLNALAHFQAHKQEVLKAASLLKAKPEQLAEKIKALQGQVKDAHKEMERLQAKMASGAGRDLMDDAREVNGIKVLALKSEIGNVKALREQMDALRSKLPSGIVCLAAAEGGKATVILSVSKDLHGRFTAPALIKEVAAEVGGSGGGRPDMAQAGGTDPSGLDRALAKLLELVAAG, from the coding sequence ATGAAAGCAGCCGAGATCCGCAAGCGTTTCCTGCAGTACTTCGAAAAGCACGGCCACACCGTGGTGCATTCCTCCCCCCTGGTGCCCAAGGACGACCCCTCGCTCCTGTTCACCAACGCGGGCATGGTCCAGTTCAAGAAGGTCTTCCTGGGCCAGGAGAAGCGCCCCTATTCCCGGGCCACCACGACCCAGAAGTGTCTGCGCGTGGGCGGCAAGCACAACGACCTGGAGAACGTGGGCCGCACCGCGCGCCATCACACCTTCTTCGAAATGCTCGGCAACTTCTCCTTCGGCGACTACTTCAAGGCCGAAGCCATCAAATTCGCCTGGACCCTGCTCACCGAGGATCTCGGCCTGGACAAGAGCCGCCTCTACATCACCATCTACCGCGACGACGACGAGGCCTTCGATCTCTGGCAGAAGGTGGCCGGGGTCGAGCCCTCGCGCATCTACCGCCTGGGCGAGAAGGACAACTTCTGGTCCATGGGCGACACCGGCCCCTGCGGCCCCTGCTCGGAAATCCACATCGACCAGGGCGCGGACATGGCCTGCGGCCCCAACTGCGGCATCGGCGCCTGCGACTGCGACCGCTTCCTGGAAATCTGGAACCTGGTCTTCATGCAGTATGACCAGACCGAGGACGGCAAGCGTGTGCCCCTGCCCCGGCCGTCCATCGACACCGGCATGGGCCTGGAGCGCATCGCCGCCGTGCTTCAGGGCGTGCGCTCCAACTACGAGTCCGACCTGTTCACCCCGATCATCGACTTCGCCTGCAAGAAGGCCGGACTCGAGTACCACGCCGACAAGGACGCGGACACCGCCCTGCAGGTCATCGCGGACCACAGCCGGGCGGCGGCCTTCCTCATCACCGACCAGATCCTGCCCTCCAACGAGGGCCGGGGCTACGTCCTGCGCCGCCTCATCCGCCGGGCCTCGCGCTTCGGCCGGCTCATCGGCCTCACGGATCCCTTCCTGCACGAAACCGTGGGCAAGGTCATCGACGAAATGGGCGAGGCATTCCCCGAGCTGACCGCCGGGCGCGACTTCCTGCTCAAGGTGGTGCGCGAGGAGGAAGATCGCTTCAGCCACACCCTGGACAAGGGCCTGGCCCTTCTCGAAGAGGAAATGGCCGTTCTTCGCAAGGCCGGAACCCCGGCCATTTCCGGCGAACTGGCCTTCCGGCTCTACGACACCTACGGTTTCCCCCTGGACATCGTCAACGACGTGGCCGAGAAGCAGGGCTTTTCCGTGGACGAGGCCGGATTCCGGGCCTGCATGAAGCAGCAGAAGGAACGGGCCAAGAAGGCCTGGAAGGGCTCCGGCGAGAAGGACGTGGCCTCGCTCTTCCAGACGTTGCTCGAGGCCGGGACCAAGAACCGCTTCGTGGGCTACGAAACCCTGGAGGCCGAGAGCCCGGTCGTGGCCGTGCTCGACACCGAGGGCCGGAGCGTCCCCCGGCTGATCCAGGGCCAGGGCGGCTTCCTGGTCACCGAAAGCACGCCCTTCTACGGCGAGTCCGGCGGCCAGCTGGGCGACACCGGCCAGGCCCTGACCCTCACCGGCGCGGCCGACGTGCTGGACACCCTCAAGCCGTCGCCGGAACTGACCGCGCTCAAGGTCTTCGTCAGCGAGGGCGAGCTGCTGCCCGGGCAGGAGGCCAAGCTCGCGGTGGACGCCGAATCCCGCGCGGCCACGGCCCGCAACCACACCTGCACCCACCTGCTGCACGCGGCCCTGCACGAGGTGCTCGGCCCCCACGCCAAGCAGTCCGGCTCCCTGGTGGGCCCGGACCGGCTGCGCTTCGACTTCACCCACATCGCCGCCATGACTCCCGAGGAGATCGCGGCCGTGGAGGACTTCGTCAACCGGGCCATCCTCGACGACCGGCCGGTGTCCACCCGGGTCATGAGCCAGAAGGCCGCCGCGGCCAAGGGCGCCACCGCCCTCTTCGGCGAGAAGTACGGCGACGAGGTGCGCGTGGTGGAGGTGCCGGGCGTGAGCATGGAGCTCTGCGGCGGCACGCACATGAGCGCCACGGGACAGGCCGGGAGCTTCGTCATCCTGTCCGAATCCGGCGTGGCCTCCGGCATCCGGCGCATCGAGGCGGCCACGGGCCTGAACGCCCTGGCGCATTTCCAGGCCCACAAGCAGGAGGTTCTCAAGGCCGCGTCCCTGCTCAAGGCCAAGCCCGAGCAGTTGGCCGAGAAGATCAAGGCCCTCCAGGGCCAGGTCAAGGACGCCCACAAGGAAATGGAGCGCCTCCAGGCCAAGATGGCCTCCGGCGCGGGCCGCGACCTGATGGACGACGCGCGCGAGGTGAACGGGATCAAGGTCCTGGCGCTCAAGAGCGAGATCGGCAACGTGAAGGCGCTGCGGGAGCAGATGGACGCCCTGCGTTCCAAGCTTCCCTCCGGAATCGTCTGTCTGGCCGCAGCCGAGGGCGGCAAGGCCACGGTGATCCTCTCGGTGAGCAAGGATCTGCATGGGCGCTTCACGGCGCCGGCGCTCATCAAGGAAGTGGCCGCCGAGGTGGGCGGTTCGGGCGGCGGGCGGCCGGACATGGCCCAGGCCGGAGGCACGGACCCCTCGGGCCTGGACCGGGCCCTGGCCAAGCTCCTGGAGCTGGTGGCCGCGGGATGA
- the recA gene encoding recombinase RecA, whose protein sequence is MAKKTAAPEDLRKEALNTALTSIERKFGKGSIMRMDDQADHVIPVIPTGSIGLDLALGVGGIPKGRVSEIYGPESSGKTTLALHVIAEIQKRGGTAAFVDAEHALDISYARRLGVKTDELLISQPDYGEQALEIADLLVRSGAVDVVIIDSVAALIPQAELEGQMGETQVGGQARLMSHALRKLTGTIHKSRAAVIFINQIRMKIGMTGYGNPETTTGGNALKFYASVRMDIRRIQSLKDKEEAYGSRVRIKVVKNKVAPPFREALVDILYGTGMSREGELIDMGVEHGIIEQSGSWFAFGSERLGQGKENVRALLADNAELRQKVEAKLLEHLGLTRQEEAPAEPEE, encoded by the coding sequence ATGGCCAAGAAGACCGCCGCCCCCGAAGACCTGCGTAAGGAAGCCCTGAATACGGCTCTGACGAGCATCGAACGCAAGTTCGGCAAGGGCTCCATCATGCGCATGGACGATCAGGCCGACCATGTGATCCCGGTCATCCCCACCGGCTCCATCGGCCTGGACCTGGCCTTGGGCGTGGGCGGCATTCCCAAGGGCCGCGTCTCGGAAATCTACGGCCCGGAATCCTCGGGCAAGACCACCCTGGCCTTGCACGTCATCGCTGAAATCCAGAAACGCGGCGGCACGGCGGCCTTCGTCGACGCCGAGCACGCCCTGGACATCAGCTACGCGCGCCGCCTGGGCGTGAAGACCGACGAACTGCTCATCTCCCAGCCCGACTACGGCGAACAGGCCCTGGAGATCGCGGACCTGCTCGTGCGCTCCGGCGCGGTGGACGTGGTGATCATCGACTCCGTGGCCGCGCTCATCCCCCAGGCCGAACTGGAAGGTCAGATGGGCGAGACCCAGGTGGGCGGACAGGCCCGGCTCATGTCGCACGCCCTGCGCAAGCTCACCGGCACCATCCACAAGTCCCGCGCCGCGGTCATCTTCATCAACCAGATCCGCATGAAGATCGGCATGACCGGCTACGGCAACCCCGAGACTACCACCGGCGGCAACGCCCTCAAGTTCTACGCCTCGGTGCGCATGGACATCCGGCGCATCCAGAGCCTCAAGGACAAGGAGGAGGCCTACGGCTCCCGGGTGCGCATCAAGGTGGTCAAGAACAAGGTCGCCCCGCCCTTCCGCGAGGCCCTGGTGGACATCCTCTATGGAACGGGCATGTCCCGCGAGGGTGAACTCATCGACATGGGCGTGGAGCACGGCATCATTGAGCAAAGCGGCTCATGGTTCGCCTTCGGCTCCGAGCGCCTGGGCCAGGGCAAGGAGAACGTCCGCGCCCTGCTGGCCGACAACGCCGAGCTGCGCCAGAAGGTCGAGGCCAAGCTCCTGGAGCACCTGGGTCTGACCCGCCAGGAGGAAGCCCCGGCCGAGCCCGAGGAATAG
- a CDS encoding sensor histidine kinase produces the protein MSEQQTGGPAAENAALRERVALLERLLDEERRLFAGGAGVVFRCGPGPGWPVEAAMGNVRGVTGRSPGEFLDGAPFAELIHPEDRARVERFLGEQESRGRDCFVQEYRILLPDGAVRWVEDHTVIERDGAGRAVRYQCALQDVTERKRFELAVLGSHRLMTTLFDGLDLSLYVADMDTHEILYTNEHMRRLFGKPLTGGICYRELQDRDSPCPFCTNDIIRTLKGGIYRWEYGNPLVGRHALLMDRVIRWPDGRDVRLEICLDITERRQAESALQARDAVLQAVSLAAETLLRGTDWGRDMDMVLAALGRAVGVCRAYIFRNRLAPDDTLVMDHAFEWCAPGVRAQIGNPDLQGVRYAEVCPRWARVLGRGIPLHGLVADFPEKERTVLEAQEIKALLAVPIFVAGTWWGFIGFDDCKRARIWSSAEVDALATAAGIIGGAIQRRHVERALRRSLDEQKALFQEVHHRVKNNLQVVSSLLDMAARRLAPGPASEALGDVRQRVRAMALIHAGLYGGPRFDRVDFAAYAADLYGHVSSLYPEAARRLSARFLMPPLELPLVKAVPCALILNEALTNVFRHAYPGGRSGEVRVGWTSPAPGRVRLFVVDDGVGLPEGGEQTPSGGMGFKLLRGLAGHQLGGRLELRGGPGLEVAVEFCPEPGPEGLEPGPV, from the coding sequence ATGTCCGAGCAGCAGACCGGCGGTCCGGCCGCCGAGAACGCCGCCCTGCGGGAGCGGGTCGCACTTCTGGAGCGCCTTCTGGATGAGGAGCGCCGCCTGTTCGCGGGCGGCGCGGGGGTGGTCTTTCGGTGCGGCCCGGGCCCGGGCTGGCCCGTGGAGGCCGCGATGGGCAACGTGAGGGGCGTCACCGGCCGCAGCCCCGGCGAATTTCTCGACGGCGCGCCGTTCGCCGAGCTGATCCATCCAGAGGACCGCGCCCGTGTGGAGCGCTTCCTCGGGGAGCAGGAGTCGCGGGGGCGGGACTGCTTCGTCCAGGAATACCGCATTCTCCTGCCGGACGGCGCCGTCCGCTGGGTCGAGGACCACACCGTCATCGAACGCGATGGTGCGGGCCGCGCCGTGCGCTACCAGTGCGCGCTCCAGGACGTCACCGAGCGCAAGCGCTTCGAGCTGGCCGTGCTCGGCTCCCACCGGCTCATGACCACGCTCTTCGACGGCCTGGATCTCTCGCTCTACGTGGCCGATATGGACACCCATGAAATCCTCTACACCAACGAGCACATGCGCCGCCTGTTCGGCAAGCCGCTCACCGGGGGGATATGCTACCGGGAGCTCCAGGACCGCGACAGTCCCTGCCCGTTCTGCACCAACGACATCATCCGGACCCTGAAGGGCGGCATCTACCGTTGGGAATACGGCAATCCGCTCGTCGGCAGGCACGCCCTGCTCATGGACCGGGTCATCCGCTGGCCCGACGGCCGCGACGTGCGCCTGGAAATCTGTCTGGACATCACCGAACGCCGCCAGGCCGAGAGCGCGCTCCAGGCCCGCGACGCCGTGCTTCAGGCCGTGAGCCTGGCCGCCGAGACCCTGCTGCGCGGGACGGACTGGGGCCGGGACATGGACATGGTCCTGGCCGCTCTGGGGCGGGCCGTGGGGGTTTGCCGGGCGTACATCTTCCGTAATCGCTTGGCGCCGGACGACACGCTGGTCATGGACCACGCCTTCGAGTGGTGCGCTCCCGGAGTGCGGGCCCAGATCGGCAATCCCGACCTTCAGGGCGTGCGCTATGCCGAAGTCTGTCCCCGCTGGGCTCGCGTCCTGGGGCGGGGAATTCCCCTGCACGGCCTGGTGGCGGACTTCCCGGAGAAGGAACGGACCGTCCTGGAGGCCCAGGAGATCAAGGCCCTGCTGGCCGTGCCCATATTCGTGGCCGGAACGTGGTGGGGCTTCATCGGCTTCGACGACTGCAAGCGCGCGAGGATATGGTCCTCGGCCGAAGTGGACGCCCTGGCCACGGCCGCGGGCATCATCGGCGGGGCCATCCAGCGCCGCCATGTCGAGCGGGCCTTGCGGCGGTCCCTGGACGAGCAGAAGGCCCTCTTCCAGGAGGTGCACCACCGGGTCAAGAACAACCTCCAGGTGGTCTCCAGCCTCTTGGACATGGCCGCCCGGCGGCTGGCTCCCGGGCCAGCTTCCGAGGCCCTGGGCGACGTGCGCCAGCGGGTCCGGGCCATGGCCCTGATCCATGCCGGGCTCTACGGCGGCCCGCGTTTCGACCGTGTGGATTTCGCGGCCTACGCCGCCGACCTGTACGGGCACGTCTCCAGCCTCTACCCGGAGGCGGCCCGGCGGCTCTCGGCGCGTTTCCTCATGCCGCCCCTGGAACTGCCCCTGGTCAAGGCCGTGCCCTGCGCCCTGATTCTCAACGAGGCCCTGACCAACGTCTTCCGCCACGCGTATCCGGGTGGCCGTTCGGGCGAGGTGCGGGTTGGGTGGACCTCTCCGGCCCCGGGTCGGGTGCGGCTGTTCGTGGTCGACGACGGCGTGGGCCTGCCCGAGGGAGGTGAGCAGACGCCGTCCGGCGGCATGGGCTTCAAGCTCCTGCGGGGACTGGCCGGGCATCAGTTGGGCGGCCGTCTGGAACTGCGCGGGGGGCCGGGCCTGGAGGTGGCCGTGGAGTTCTGCCCGGAGCCGGGGCCGGAAGGCCTTGAGCCCGGCCCGGTTTGA
- a CDS encoding sensor histidine kinase, with amino-acid sequence MSAERRVHSVLVVDDEALICVQLGEILEAAGHRLAGTAATAEQAVARARELAPDLVLMDIVMPGETDGLDACRIIQEELGIPVILVTAYGFEPYLSRVRGVAPYGYVLKPYADEQILAAVEVALSRRRNECASSRAQGLRVRETHHRAKNSFMLAHSLLRLRQEEVDSEEARRCLGEAAGQVFSLAKIHEHLHGLGEDETVDCRGYLEGLIRALVQVFGPAAARVRVELAADDLRLPAAQAIPCGLVLNELLTNVFKHAFPDGGEGAVMVSLRGSGDSVRLEVRDDGVGFSSRGGSRHEGLGMELISALAEQLGGWFRRSQAETGAACLLEFPRQP; translated from the coding sequence GTGTCGGCGGAACGGCGCGTCCATTCCGTTCTTGTGGTGGACGACGAGGCCCTCATCTGCGTCCAGCTGGGCGAGATTCTGGAGGCCGCCGGCCACCGTCTGGCCGGGACGGCGGCCACGGCGGAACAGGCCGTGGCCCGGGCCCGCGAGCTGGCCCCGGACCTGGTGCTCATGGACATCGTCATGCCCGGCGAAACCGACGGCCTGGACGCCTGTCGGATCATCCAGGAGGAGCTGGGCATTCCGGTGATCCTGGTCACGGCCTACGGCTTCGAGCCCTACCTGAGCCGGGTGCGCGGGGTCGCGCCCTACGGCTATGTGCTCAAGCCCTATGCCGATGAGCAGATCCTGGCCGCCGTGGAGGTGGCCCTGTCCCGGCGGCGCAACGAATGCGCCTCGTCCCGGGCCCAGGGTCTGCGCGTCCGCGAGACCCACCACCGGGCCAAGAACAGCTTCATGCTGGCCCACAGCCTGCTGCGCCTGCGCCAGGAGGAGGTCGATTCCGAGGAGGCCCGTCGCTGTCTGGGCGAGGCCGCCGGGCAGGTCTTCTCCCTGGCCAAGATCCACGAGCACCTGCACGGCTTGGGCGAGGACGAGACCGTGGACTGCCGCGGCTACCTAGAAGGGCTCATCCGCGCCTTGGTCCAGGTCTTCGGCCCGGCGGCCGCGCGGGTCCGGGTGGAACTGGCGGCCGACGACCTGCGGCTGCCGGCCGCCCAGGCCATCCCTTGCGGCCTGGTGCTCAACGAGCTGCTGACCAACGTCTTCAAGCACGCCTTCCCCGACGGCGGCGAGGGCGCGGTGATGGTCTCCCTGCGCGGGAGCGGGGACTCCGTGCGCCTGGAGGTCCGCGACGACGGCGTGGGTTTCTCCTCCAGGGGCGGATCTCGCCACGAGGGGCTGGGCATGGAACTGATCTCGGCCCTGGCCGAGCAGTTGGGCGGCTGGTTCCGCCGGTCCCAGGCCGAGACCGGGGCCGCCTGCCTCCTGGAGTTTCCTCGACAGCCCTGA